CTCGGCATCAATCTGCCGGTGCCGCAGAACCGGGAAGAGGCCGCCGCGACCCTGCGCGAGATCGGCGAGATCAATCGCAAGGTCGCGCGCCTGGAGGCGACGCTCAACGATCGGCTATCCAAGCTCAAGGAGGCGGCCGAGACCGAGGCGCAGCCGCTGCGCGACGCGGTCGAGGCGAAGCTCAACGGCCTGAAGGTCTGGGCGGA
This window of the Prosthecodimorpha staleyi genome carries:
- a CDS encoding host-nuclease inhibitor Gam family protein, with protein sequence MAKRTKTLGINLPVPQNREEAAATLREIGEINRKVARLEATLNDRLSKLKEAAETEAQPLRDAVEAKLNGLKVWA